AATACGCCTGTACTCAATGTTGGGATACCCAGGATGCTGGCATAACCCGGTACTTCGCCGATCATTGCTGGTGTAACCCCTACAGCTGTACCCAGTGTGACGTTCATGACCAGATAACCGATGATGGCTGCAAGACCCGCAACCCCTTCGCCACCGGCCAATCCGACGGCTACACCGACGGCGAACAGCAATGCCAGATTATCAAACACGATCTGACCTGCGTTCATCATAATTGTTGCGATCGAGTTCACCCAAGGGGTGTCGAGCGCCGTTACATATTGCAAGAAATCTGGATTAACCAGCATGTTACCGATTCCGAGCAGCAATCCTGCCGCTGGTAGAATGGCTACAGGCAACATGAGGGCTTTACCTACTCTTTGCAATACACCAAAAAGCTTTTTAAACATCGCGTCGTATCTCCCTTTCGTCTAAGTTATATGTTGTGATGCAAGCAAGGGAACACAAAAAAGGCATGAATTAATAAAGTAAACTGTGCCAACCTTGGGGTATAGCATACCCTGTACAAGGAAAGAACAATCACACTTTAATTAACTCATGCCTGATCGAGTCAGTAACACGTCACTTATGTTTATTCAGTTGCTTGATTACGGAAATCATTGTAGCACCAGTTCTAATCTATTGCAAGCCTTTACACCAAAAAAATAAATTCCGCATTCTATCACTGGAATGATCTCACTTACTCTCTTCTTCCTTCCGTTGATTCAGCCGTTGCAGGTGAATGGTCAGATAGCCTACCTCCGCAGGATAAACAGGCAGATTCAGTCTTTTCTCCATCACTTTGGTCAGTTTCCATGCAAGCGAGTACATTTCAGGATACTCCAACTTCAGCAGGGAATCCAACTTATGAAGCTCTTCCACTTTGTCTCCACGGCGAACACGCTCAAGGGCGAAACGAAGATGAGTCAACAAACGAGAGTAATCCAGCGATTCCGTTTCAAACGAATACTCGAGTTGATTGGATACCAGATTCACCAAATCCGTGATCAATTGAGAATGCTCACGTACTTGGGATATATTTTGATTGGTCATTGCACTATAGATATGGAGCGCAACAAAACCAATCTCGTCCATCCCGAGATCTACACCCATTCTCTCCTTGATCAGACGAACAGCGTAATCTGCCATTCGATATTCTTCCGGATAAATCTCGCGAGTCTCATATAAAAAAGGATTTTGTATGACGATACCCTGCTCTTTGCGTTTTAACGCGAAAGAAATGTGATCGGTTAATGCAATATGAATATGTTCATTCAGAGGAACATCCGTACGCTCTGCAATATACGTAATAACTTCGTTAATAATCTCGATCAGTGCTTCATCCACCTGTGGAAGAAGCTGTTTGTACTGCTCTTGCTCCTGCTGGTTTTTCAAAATGAACATTTTCTCCACAGCCATCAATGGAATGTGATCACTCGGTTTTCGGTTAAAGCCAATGCCTTTACCAATAACAACGACTTCCCCGTGTTCAGGATGCTGTGCAATGATTACATTATTATTTAGCGCTTTATCTACATGCAGGCTGCTCATTGTTTGCACCTCTTTTTTCACACCATCTTAGGTGTGATTAAGTCACACCCTATTACGAACGAAAAGACACCCGGAGCGGGCAATCCGCGCCGGACGTCTCGCTTAAAAAGTAACAAAAATTCGCCTTAAGGTCAATAGAGCAACCATGCAAGATTTAAGTACTTCTTTACTCGTCAACTCCAGCTCTTTCCACAATCTTGTCGATTATAGAAGGAGTTGTAACAGCCTCGCTCTGTTGAATGGCAACTGGCGCAGGTGTTTTGGACTTGGTAAGGCCTTTAATAAGCTGCTCTACATCGATGCCGGATACACTCTTGAGCATCTCTGGAGCCGTAGCCATAAGTTCAGTAACATAGTTACTCACTCGCGCTGCACCTTCACCTTTACCTGTATCTACCACCGTCAGTTTATCAATAGATGCAATTGGCTCTGCAATTTTGCCAGCCAGTTCAGGCAGCATTTTGACAATGATGTCGAGTACAGCCGCTTCGCCAAACTTCTGGAACGCCTCGGCCAGTTTTTCCTTCGCTTCCGCTTCGGCAAGACCACGCAAACGAATAACTTCTGCATCCGCTGTACCTTTGGCAAGTTCCGCATCCGCCATCGCCTGACCTTCGAGTCGCTTCTGTTCAGCTGTTGCTTTGGCATGTGTCTCGATGGAATACTGTACAGCATCGGCTTCACGCATTCTTTTGGCTTTATCCGCCTCAGCAGCCTGTTCCACCGCATAACGATCTGCTTCTGCCTTTTTCTTCACTTCAGCATCATATTGCTTCTCACGTACGACAATTTCTTTTTCCTGGAGATCGATCTCACGTTCTTTACGAACGAGTTCAACCTTCATTTCTTCTTCCACCACGGTCTGTCTTGCACGGGCTTCATGGATATGGTATGCCTGATCGGCTTCCGCTTTGGCTGTATCCTGATCCCGCTTAAACGTGGCTACTTTCAGTTCCTTCTCTTTGGCTGCCTCGGCGATATTGGTATCACGCAGCAACTCTGCTTTTTGACCTTGCTCTTCCGCATTGGCCTTCTGAATACGTGCATCACGCATCGCTTCGGCTTCGGCAATCTCGGCATCACGCTTCACAGCAGCAATTCTTGGTTTACCAAGAGCATCCAGGTAGCCCTGTTTGTCACGAACATCCTTGATGGTAAAGGAGACAATCTGCAGTCCCATTTTCTTCAGATCTCTAGCTGCTACGCCTTGAACCTCTTGCGCAAACCGATCCCGGTTCCGATATACTTCTTCCACCGTCATTGTACCGAGGATGGCCCGCAAATGCCCCTCCAGTACCTCCTGTGCTTCGCTTCTCAGCGCTTCTACAGGTTTACCGATGAATTGCTCAGCTGCCGTAGCAACGTCCTCTACAGCGCCACCGACCTTGATAATAGCGACACCATCTGCAATTACTGGAACACCTTGCTCCGTATACACTTCAGGTGTGGAGACATCCAGCTTGTGGGACAACAAGGAGATAAACTCAGATTGCTGGAACACGGGCAGGATAAATGCACCGCCACCACGAACAATCTTAATTTTTCGGCCAGAATCATCATCGGAGATATTCTTGCTACCTAGGAAAGACCCCGTAACGATCATCGCCTCATCCGGTCCAACCGTTTTGTATCTCGCCCAAAAAGCCAATCCCAATATCAGAATCACACCAACAACAACGGCAGGTATCAACAACACATCCCAATCTAAATTCATTCCACATCTCTCCCCTTATTCATTCATGATGAGTGCTTAAACTACTTAGGCGATAAAAATACTTTATAAATCTTTAAGTACATTTTCATCCCATTCCGACACACGCAGTACGCCATCTACAACATCCACCACAACAACACGGGCTCCCGCCGCAATGGGGAGGTGTTCAAAACTGGATGCCGTTTGAATCGTACTACCGGATGCAAAACGGATCATCACTTCGCCAAAACCTTTTTCCGGCACCGGAATGGTAATTTCCCCAATTTTTCCAGATAACTCTTTCATTGAAAATGCAATCGAAACATCGCTGTTACGCATCGGTTTGATATATGCGAAGAATACCAGCATGGCTGCAGCAATACCTATAAGCAGGGATAGTATTAGACCGGACATTGCACTTAATGAACTATAACGTGTCAGCATAATGCCTGCCCCACCAAAGGTTGTAATGGAACCAGCTAACACAACGGGTTTGAAAAAATCAAGACCTGGCATCTCAAAAGCTCCGTCCAGCAAGCCGTCAATCAAGTCACCCAGCACAAGGCTGACAACCGCAAATATGGCCCCTCCGATCAGACACCCCCAATAAATCGTCTCCATCCCCTGTTCCTCCTCTCTCTGCCGCAAATTCATCCTAACTGGGCATTCCACATGTAAATAAATACGTAGCTAACATCAAAATGTTTCAAAATCTTTCCTCAAATGTATTCTGGAGCCGATAATGGATATTATCACGACATTCTTTAGTTCATGCTTCAAGATCCTCCCTCATTCATGCACGCATCCTAGACATAGAAAAAACCGCAAGCCCCCATAAAGGAGACTTGCGGTTATTGGACAACAGAATGTGTCCGTTCACTTGTCAGTAATTAGTATAGAATTATAGAGAAGCCTTGTAGATGGATACAACATCTTCCCGTTGCAGTTTCTTGAAGTTACCAAATGGGCCAAACAGCATAGCTTTATCAGCCATTACGTCGATCTGGCTATCATCGATATCGTAATCAGCCAAACGGTTAGGGGCACCAATGGATGTCCAGAATTTGCTGAGCGCATCGATACCTTCTTCGGCAATCTGTCTGTCCGACTTGCCTTCAGGATTCACTTCGAATACATTAATTGCCAGACGTTTGAATCGATCCACATTGACATCCAGATTATGCTTCATC
The window above is part of the Paenibacillus sp. 1781tsa1 genome. Proteins encoded here:
- a CDS encoding PRD domain-containing protein, translating into MSSLHVDKALNNNVIIAQHPEHGEVVVIGKGIGFNRKPSDHIPLMAVEKMFILKNQQEQEQYKQLLPQVDEALIEIINEVITYIAERTDVPLNEHIHIALTDHISFALKRKEQGIVIQNPFLYETREIYPEEYRMADYAVRLIKERMGVDLGMDEIGFVALHIYSAMTNQNISQVREHSQLITDLVNLVSNQLEYSFETESLDYSRLLTHLRFALERVRRGDKVEELHKLDSLLKLEYPEMYSLAWKLTKVMEKRLNLPVYPAEVGYLTIHLQRLNQRKEEESK
- a CDS encoding flotillin family protein; protein product: MNLDWDVLLIPAVVVGVILILGLAFWARYKTVGPDEAMIVTGSFLGSKNISDDDSGRKIKIVRGGGAFILPVFQQSEFISLLSHKLDVSTPEVYTEQGVPVIADGVAIIKVGGAVEDVATAAEQFIGKPVEALRSEAQEVLEGHLRAILGTMTVEEVYRNRDRFAQEVQGVAARDLKKMGLQIVSFTIKDVRDKQGYLDALGKPRIAAVKRDAEIAEAEAMRDARIQKANAEEQGQKAELLRDTNIAEAAKEKELKVATFKRDQDTAKAEADQAYHIHEARARQTVVEEEMKVELVRKEREIDLQEKEIVVREKQYDAEVKKKAEADRYAVEQAAEADKAKRMREADAVQYSIETHAKATAEQKRLEGQAMADAELAKGTADAEVIRLRGLAEAEAKEKLAEAFQKFGEAAVLDIIVKMLPELAGKIAEPIASIDKLTVVDTGKGEGAARVSNYVTELMATAPEMLKSVSGIDVEQLIKGLTKSKTPAPVAIQQSEAVTTPSIIDKIVERAGVDE